A portion of the Melanotaenia boesemani isolate fMelBoe1 chromosome 2, fMelBoe1.pri, whole genome shotgun sequence genome contains these proteins:
- the tnfsf14 gene encoding tumor necrosis factor ligand superfamily member 14, giving the protein MFSKSPNNTQYASEGGYPSVYVVDTHATQHPIPPRLKPRRRSIGPAQTTLFLLVSLALCGMAVEACLIYRLYKAESANEASLSSMLIASDVSPTKRPSRNVLPSKPVAHLTDGPDATHSKHVLAWSIVADPLLHEMSYKNRNLIILEEGYYYVYSKILFSDRGLFHHFVNLHTERFAGEYLTLLQSRKISPALSITQSNSYLGGVFHLYKNDALYVNVSNTAKIVRSDPSENIFGAYMI; this is encoded by the exons ATGTTTTCCAAATCTCCAAACAACACACAGTATGCGTCTGAGGGTGGTTATCCCTCGGTGTATGTGGTGGACACCCATGCAACACAGCACCCAATCCCGCCAAGGCTGAAGCCACGGAGACGAAGTATCGGGCCGGCGCAAACCACATTGTTCCTGCTCGTGAGCCTGGCATTGTGCGGCATGGCTGTTGAAGCTTGTCTGATTTATCGGCTCTACAAAGCTGAATCT GCCAATGAAGCATCATTATCCTCTATGCTCATTGCAA GTGATGTCTCTCCCACTAAACGTCCCAGCCGCAATGTTCTTCCTTCCAAACCAGTTGCCCATCTAACAG ATGGACCAGATGCAACTCACAGCAAACATGTCTTGGCATGGAGTATAGTTGCAGACCCTCTCCTCCATGAAATGAGCTACAAGAACAGAAATCTAATCATCCTGGAAGAGGGTTACTATTATGTCTACTCCAAGATTCTCTTCTCAGACAGAGGTCTTTTCCATCATTTTGTTAATTTGCACACAGAAAGATTTGCTGGGGAATACCTGACCCTCCTGCAGTCCAGGAAAATCTCTCCAGCGTTGAGCATAACACAGTCCAACAGTTATCTGGGTGGAGTGTTTCATCTTTACAAAAATGATGCTCTTTATGTGAATGTCAGTAACACTGCAAAAATAGTGCGATCTGACCCATCTGAGAACATCTTCGGTGCATATATGATATag
- the LOC121653070 gene encoding uncharacterized protein LOC121653070 isoform X1 has translation MQAQTSLYTIVGRTMPQHTQHSLVYILLMWTTLNTIIQVIFITLFFTVGRNELSLNSSTHSSTIEPKHNTQSQSPSHGGLILGEGKMITFKATDAKSVVTWVAKNPNTYVISDSGKDLQILKDGHYFLNLRVTLEANRGVNSSEHTVKLMWDNNEVVLEGWINTITKSTGVLSKVQNLSAGKRLTVRIEPPSSYVDTTESVTHLDIIFMNKP, from the exons ATGCAG GCTCAAACCTCTCTGTACACCATCGTCGGACGGACAATGCCACAGCATACACAGCATTCCTTGGTCTATATCCTCCTGATGTGGACCACCCTCAATACCATAATTCAGGTTATATTCATCACCCTCTTCTTCACTGTGGGACGAAATGAACTG TCTCTGAACAGTAGCACCCACAGTAGCACTATAGAACCAAAGCACAATACGCAATCCCAG AGTCCTTCCCACGGTGGGCTTATCTTAGGTGAAGGCAAAATGATCACCTTTAAGGCTACTGACG CTAAAAGTGTTGTAACATGGGTTGCAAAAAATCCAAATACATATGTGATCTCAGACTCAGGAAAAGATCTCCAGATACTAAAGGATGGACATTATTTCCTCAATCTCCGAGTGACATTGGAAGCGAACAGAGGAGTAAATAGCTCGGAGCATACAGTAAAACTGATGTGGGACAACAATGAAGTTGTGCTGGAGGGCTGGATTAACACAATAACAAAGAGTACAGGTGTCCTCAGCAAGGTGCAGAATCTGTCTGCTGGAAAACGTTTGACAGTCAGGATTGAGCCACCATCTAGTTATGTTGATACCACTGAATCAGTGACCCACCTGGATATCATCTTTATGAACAAACCCTAA
- the LOC121653070 gene encoding uncharacterized protein LOC121653070 isoform X2: MPQHTQHSLVYILLMWTTLNTIIQVIFITLFFTVGRNELSLNSSTHSSTIEPKHNTQSQSPSHGGLILGEGKMITFKATDAKSVVTWVAKNPNTYVISDSGKDLQILKDGHYFLNLRVTLEANRGVNSSEHTVKLMWDNNEVVLEGWINTITKSTGVLSKVQNLSAGKRLTVRIEPPSSYVDTTESVTHLDIIFMNKP; this comes from the exons ATGCCACAGCATACACAGCATTCCTTGGTCTATATCCTCCTGATGTGGACCACCCTCAATACCATAATTCAGGTTATATTCATCACCCTCTTCTTCACTGTGGGACGAAATGAACTG TCTCTGAACAGTAGCACCCACAGTAGCACTATAGAACCAAAGCACAATACGCAATCCCAG AGTCCTTCCCACGGTGGGCTTATCTTAGGTGAAGGCAAAATGATCACCTTTAAGGCTACTGACG CTAAAAGTGTTGTAACATGGGTTGCAAAAAATCCAAATACATATGTGATCTCAGACTCAGGAAAAGATCTCCAGATACTAAAGGATGGACATTATTTCCTCAATCTCCGAGTGACATTGGAAGCGAACAGAGGAGTAAATAGCTCGGAGCATACAGTAAAACTGATGTGGGACAACAATGAAGTTGTGCTGGAGGGCTGGATTAACACAATAACAAAGAGTACAGGTGTCCTCAGCAAGGTGCAGAATCTGTCTGCTGGAAAACGTTTGACAGTCAGGATTGAGCCACCATCTAGTTATGTTGATACCACTGAATCAGTGACCCACCTGGATATCATCTTTATGAACAAACCCTAA